The Tripterygium wilfordii isolate XIE 37 chromosome 4, ASM1340144v1, whole genome shotgun sequence genome has a window encoding:
- the LOC119995924 gene encoding ADP-ribosylation factor 1-like 2 — protein MGQAFRKLFDAFFGNTEMRVVMLGLDAAGKTTILYKLHIGEVLSTVPTIGFNVEKVQYKNVIFTVWDVGGQEKLRPLWRHYFNNTDGLIYVVDSLDRERIGKAKAEFQAIISDPFMLNSVILVFANKQDMKGAMSPMEVCEGLGLLDLKNRKWHMQGTCALRGDGLYEGLDWLASTLKERRAAGYSSVGTSSF, from the exons ATGGGTCAAGCTTTTCGCAAGCTTTTCGATGCCTTCTTTGGCAACACCGAGATGAGG GTTGTGATGCTGGGACTTGATGCTGCTGGTAAAACTACTATTTTGTACAAGCTGCATATCGGAGAAGTACTATCTACTGTCCCTACAATTG GATTCAACGTGGAGAAAGTTCAGTATAAGAATGTGATATTTACTGTTTGGGATGTTGGCGGACAAGAAAAGTTAAGGCCATTGTGGAGGCATTATTTTAACAATACAGATGGACTG ATCTATGTTGTTGATTCCTTGGACCGAGAGCGGATCGGAAAAGCAAAGGCAGAATTTCAG GCCATCATCTCGGATCCTTTCATGCTCAATAGCGTCATCTTGGTGTTTGCAAATAAGCAGGACATG AAAGGAGCAATGTCACCAATGGAAGTATGTGAAGGACTAGGTCTGCTTGATCTCAAGAACAGGAAGTGGCACATGCAAGGGACGTGCGCGCTGAGGGGAGATGGACTTTACGAGGGCCTGGACTGGTTAGCTAGCACATTGAAAGAGAGGAGAGCTGCTGGATACTCCTCTGTTGGCACCTCATCATTCTAA